A region from the Brachyspira hampsonii genome encodes:
- a CDS encoding GNAT family N-acetyltransferase — protein MLKKTYKTNRLFLLQPNINMASEIVDFYRRNKEFFKEFDPQRPEVFYKINTHKDIIKKELEEIRLERMLKFWIYKIEDKKKIIGMINFSNIYKGVFLSTTVGYKLDEFEQGKGYMTEALKAAIIIVFKELKLHRVEANIMPHNKPSLELAKRLGFEYEGLAKKYLKINGKWEDHVHMTIINDEI, from the coding sequence ATGCTTAAAAAGACTTATAAAACAAATAGGCTTTTTCTATTACAGCCCAATATAAATATGGCTTCAGAGATAGTTGATTTTTACAGAAGAAATAAAGAGTTTTTTAAAGAGTTTGATCCTCAAAGACCTGAAGTATTTTATAAGATTAATACTCATAAAGATATTATAAAAAAAGAGCTTGAAGAAATCAGATTGGAAAGAATGCTTAAATTTTGGATATACAAAATAGAAGATAAAAAAAAGATTATAGGTATGATTAATTTCAGCAATATTTATAAAGGTGTTTTTTTATCAACTACAGTGGGCTATAAATTAGATGAATTTGAACAAGGTAAAGGCTACATGACTGAAGCCCTTAAAGCAGCAATAATAATAGTATTTAAAGAACTTAAACTTCATAGAGTAGAAGCGAATATAATGCCTCATAATAAACCTTCATTAGAATTGGCTAAAAGATTGGGATTTGAATATGAGGGGCTTGCTAAGAAATATTTAAAGATTAATGGTAAGTGGGAAGATCATGTTCATATGACTATAATAAATGATGAAATATAA
- a CDS encoding ankyrin repeat domain-containing protein, with amino-acid sequence MKKIVIIIFYFSVLLFAEDFTDIVTDEIPDYDLNISYDSLYEAIDNYDTDYIRTAISNGNINIDLKLTDDYTNNLGGATLLLYSIYKNAGEITKILIDNGANLRARDFKTWNSIMYAAAFSDLDTISLLAEKDSTLLDTKTEFNVTPLHIACDYNNLDALMYLCTNSNIDINAQDIDGWTALYHAANSKSIEAYNLLIMLGADTNITDNHNVSPETVLTRKIEDELNEVRDIDIELFKAVEKDDYRKIRTLINRGANINAKDGYGLSVLHLAIKYNSFRAVDVLLANRNINLESTLPEGYFTHLGDNSSDAVYIGKATPLIYAIFKSGGDSRIVNALIRKGADVNASDEEGWSTFLYAAAFGNSSMLRNILSKNRNLINSKTKDNVTPLHMAVVYDNIDNIKYLVRNLKADINAQDDDGWTALYYAAANNKKEAYDLLLRLGADKNIANNEGLKPADVLR; translated from the coding sequence ATGAAAAAAATTGTAATTATTATATTTTATTTCAGCGTATTATTGTTTGCTGAAGATTTTACGGATATTGTAACTGATGAAATACCTGATTATGATTTAAATATCAGTTATGATAGTTTATATGAAGCTATAGATAATTATGATACAGATTATATAAGAACAGCTATAAGCAATGGGAATATAAATATTGACTTAAAACTTACAGATGATTATACAAATAATTTAGGAGGTGCTACTCTCTTACTTTATTCTATATATAAAAATGCAGGAGAAATAACTAAAATTTTAATAGATAATGGGGCTAATTTAAGAGCAAGGGATTTTAAGACTTGGAATAGTATTATGTATGCAGCAGCTTTTTCTGACTTGGATACTATATCATTACTTGCAGAGAAAGACAGTACATTGCTTGACACTAAAACAGAATTTAATGTAACGCCTTTGCATATAGCTTGTGATTATAATAATCTTGATGCTTTGATGTATTTATGTACTAATTCTAATATAGATATTAATGCTCAGGATATAGACGGCTGGACTGCTCTTTATCATGCGGCAAATTCTAAAAGTATTGAGGCTTATAATTTACTAATAATGCTTGGAGCAGATACTAATATCACAGATAATCATAATGTATCGCCTGAAACTGTACTTACTAGAAAAATTGAAGATGAACTTAATGAAGTAAGGGATATTGATATTGAATTATTTAAAGCTGTGGAAAAAGATGATTATAGAAAGATAAGAACTTTAATAAATAGAGGTGCTAATATTAATGCTAAAGACGGATACGGCTTAAGTGTTTTGCATTTAGCTATAAAGTATAATAGTTTTAGGGCTGTTGATGTGCTTTTAGCGAATAGAAATATTAATTTGGAATCTACACTTCCTGAAGGTTATTTTACGCATTTAGGAGATAACTCTTCAGATGCAGTTTATATAGGAAAGGCTACACCTCTTATTTATGCTATATTTAAAAGCGGCGGAGACAGCAGAATAGTAAATGCCCTTATAAGAAAAGGTGCTGATGTAAATGCTTCAGATGAAGAAGGCTGGTCTACATTTTTATATGCAGCTGCTTTTGGAAATAGTTCTATGCTTAGAAATATTCTTTCAAAAAATAGAAATCTTATTAACAGTAAAACAAAAGATAATGTTACGCCTCTTCATATGGCTGTTGTTTATGATAATATAGACAATATAAAATATTTGGTTAGAAATTTGAAAGCGGATATTAATGCTCAAGATGATGACGGCTGGACTGCTTTATATTATGCAGCAGCGAACAATAAAAAAGAAGCTTATGACTTGCTTTTAAGATTGGGGGCTGACAAAAATATAGCCAATAATGAGGGATTAAAGCCTGCTGATGTTTTACGCTAA
- the dnaA gene encoding chromosomal replication initiator protein DnaA, producing MEEIKKYWNEFLDIISEDDEFAGVALLKGSIIVSDNENKADIVCSGDFTASHIKKDFLARIKDFFEDRLGHNIDIDVKVDAELVNKYLHETEESSENKENNSNKNILESSKKENSYSKSNLNDYFRFDNFIQGNNNRYVFEAAKYVSSNPGKEYNPLYIYGSVGIGKTHLLQAIGNSYMQNNPNAKVLYIDGSGFRDEYVSGLQNKKPEVFKKRYKSLDMLLLDDLQLLESAQETSKELFEIFQALDNSSKQMVFVSDKPPKELRNIEARLKNRFEKSLILSIEPPQYETRLAIIERKLFDLHTSIDEEVMKYMAENITTDVRKIEGAIRAYLSVRDLMKITPNIEQCDKLDIFKDYFTNKPKLKNATIKEIKKIVADYYGIEISSFESKDRTKFISKARHVAIYLACEYSKKSVTEIGLDFNRDHASVIHARDKVKDELKTGSHLYSEINDIIAGIS from the coding sequence ATGGAAGAGATAAAAAAGTATTGGAATGAATTTTTAGATATTATAAGTGAAGATGATGAGTTCGCTGGTGTTGCTCTGCTTAAAGGCAGTATAATTGTATCTGATAATGAAAATAAAGCTGATATAGTGTGTTCTGGAGATTTTACGGCATCGCATATAAAAAAAGATTTTTTAGCAAGAATAAAAGATTTTTTTGAAGATAGGCTAGGGCATAATATAGATATAGATGTCAAAGTAGATGCAGAACTTGTTAATAAGTATCTGCATGAAACTGAAGAATCTTCTGAAAATAAGGAAAATAATTCTAATAAAAATATATTAGAATCCTCAAAAAAAGAAAATTCTTATAGTAAAAGCAATTTAAACGATTATTTTAGGTTTGATAATTTCATACAGGGAAATAATAACAGATATGTATTTGAAGCCGCCAAATATGTATCATCTAATCCGGGTAAAGAATATAATCCTCTCTATATATATGGAAGTGTTGGTATAGGAAAGACTCATTTACTTCAGGCTATAGGTAATAGTTATATGCAGAATAATCCTAATGCTAAAGTTCTTTATATAGACGGAAGCGGTTTTAGAGATGAATATGTATCAGGACTTCAGAATAAAAAACCTGAAGTTTTTAAGAAAAGATATAAATCTTTGGATATGCTTTTGCTTGATGATTTACAGCTTCTTGAAAGTGCTCAGGAGACATCTAAAGAACTATTTGAAATATTTCAGGCTTTAGATAATTCATCAAAACAGATGGTATTTGTAAGTGATAAGCCTCCTAAAGAGTTAAGAAATATAGAAGCAAGATTAAAAAATAGATTTGAAAAGAGTCTTATTCTTTCAATAGAGCCTCCTCAATATGAAACTAGACTTGCCATAATAGAAAGAAAATTATTTGATTTGCATACAAGTATAGATGAAGAAGTTATGAAATATATGGCAGAAAATATTACAACAGATGTTAGGAAGATTGAAGGAGCAATAAGGGCTTATTTATCAGTAAGAGATTTAATGAAAATAACTCCTAATATAGAGCAATGTGATAAATTGGATATATTTAAAGATTATTTTACCAATAAGCCTAAATTAAAGAATGCTACAATAAAAGAGATAAAAAAAATAGTTGCTGATTATTATGGCATAGAGATTTCATCTTTTGAAAGTAAAGACAGAACAAAATTTATATCTAAAGCTAGGCATGTAGCCATATATTTAGCTTGCGAATATTCTAAAAAGTCTGTTACGGAAATAGGACTCGATTTTAATAGAGATCATGCCTCTGTAATACATGCCAGAGATAAAGTTAAAGATGAATTAAAAACAGGTTCGCATTTATATTCAGAAATTAATGATATAATAGCCGGAATATCATAA
- a CDS encoding methylated-DNA--[protein]-cysteine S-methyltransferase, protein MKIIRLDKKTNFNKAYIYKSPIGDIILMTDETSQYITSLEFNLNNINISSKHDEPPLIKKAKKELDNYFSNDLKKFSIPLALYGTDFQYNVWLETLKIPFGNVVSYSEIAANISDKRGSISRAVGTAEGKNKIAIIIPCHRVVGVNKKLIGYAGGLDKKEYLLRHEGFNIVNSKIII, encoded by the coding sequence GTGAAAATTATTAGGCTTGATAAAAAAACAAATTTTAATAAAGCCTATATTTATAAAAGCCCTATTGGCGATATAATATTAATGACTGATGAAACTTCTCAATATATCACATCATTAGAGTTTAACTTAAATAATATTAATATATCATCAAAACATGATGAACCGCCTTTAATAAAGAAAGCAAAAAAAGAATTAGATAATTACTTTTCAAATGATTTAAAAAAATTCTCTATTCCTTTGGCTTTATATGGTACAGATTTCCAATATAATGTTTGGTTAGAAACTTTAAAGATACCTTTTGGCAATGTTGTATCATATTCCGAAATAGCAGCAAATATTTCCGATAAAAGAGGCAGCATATCGAGAGCAGTTGGAACAGCTGAAGGAAAAAATAAAATAGCTATTATTATACCTTGTCATAGAGTTGTAGGAGTAAATAAAAAATTAATAGGCTATGCGGGAGGCTTGGATAAAAAAGAATATTTACTAAGACATGAGGGTTTTAATATAGTTAATTCTAAGATTATAATATAA
- a CDS encoding ankyrin repeat domain-containing protein: protein MKTVSIIIFISICCNIIYSFTQNENDLIMAAEKSDIMSIRNILNKKDVNINVQDRYGVTPLMYAVFNKDIYILELLLKNNANPNMQNDSGKTALIYASTSCDFDIIQMLIWYKADVNLRDNYKSTALMYASSRDANIIKLLADSGADINAQNLDGKTALIYNILNKADSDIVKTFISLGADVNIQDIHGYTALMYAAILDYRNLVEILIENGADVNKRNNYNKTALTMSEENKNYKMAEILIKYGAVR from the coding sequence ATGAAAACCGTATCCATTATCATATTTATAAGCATTTGCTGTAATATTATATATTCATTTACTCAAAATGAAAATGATTTAATTATGGCTGCCGAAAAATCTGATATTATGTCAATTAGAAATATACTTAATAAAAAAGATGTTAATATTAATGTTCAAGACAGATACGGTGTTACTCCTTTGATGTATGCTGTATTTAATAAAGATATTTATATATTAGAATTATTATTAAAGAACAATGCCAATCCTAATATGCAAAATGACAGCGGTAAAACTGCTTTAATATATGCAAGCACCAGTTGTGATTTTGATATTATACAGATGCTTATATGGTATAAGGCGGATGTTAATCTTAGAGATAATTATAAATCTACAGCTTTGATGTATGCTTCAAGCAGAGATGCAAATATAATAAAATTACTTGCCGATTCGGGTGCTGATATTAATGCCCAGAACTTAGACGGAAAGACTGCTTTGATATATAATATTTTAAATAAGGCTGATTCTGACATAGTGAAAACTTTTATTTCTTTAGGGGCTGATGTAAATATTCAGGATATTCATGGCTACACTGCTTTAATGTATGCTGCTATATTGGATTATAGAAATTTAGTTGAAATATTAATAGAAAATGGGGCAGATGTAAATAAAAGAAATAATTATAATAAAACAGCTTTAACTATGTCAGAAGAAAATAAAAATTATAAAATGGCTGAAATTTTAATTAAATACGGTGCGGTAAGATAA
- a CDS encoding nucleotide exchange factor GrpE, protein MEEEIKENSEDKKEEENVEAEAAENNEQSEENIENNTEDEITALKKRIEELENESADMKNKYMYAMAEAENIRKRTAKEKIDGIKRANKELLLSLLNFMDNFERALKAGEKEENIQNSEYYKGIALIHKQFIDFMHDNGVSEIESLGEEFDPNVHEALTMIEVPNLDKEKVVEVYAKGYKLNDELLRTAKVVVGKPATAKE, encoded by the coding sequence ATGGAAGAGGAAATAAAAGAAAACAGCGAAGATAAAAAAGAGGAAGAAAATGTAGAAGCAGAAGCGGCTGAAAATAATGAGCAATCGGAAGAAAATATTGAAAATAATACTGAGGATGAAATAACAGCATTGAAAAAAAGAATAGAGGAGTTGGAAAATGAATCTGCTGATATGAAAAATAAATATATGTATGCTATGGCAGAGGCGGAAAATATTAGAAAGAGAACGGCTAAAGAGAAAATTGACGGTATAAAAAGAGCGAATAAAGAACTTTTATTGTCTTTGTTAAATTTTATGGATAATTTTGAGAGGGCATTAAAAGCAGGAGAGAAAGAAGAAAATATTCAGAATTCTGAGTATTATAAAGGAATAGCACTAATACATAAACAATTTATAGACTTTATGCATGATAATGGGGTTTCTGAAATAGAGTCTTTAGGAGAAGAGTTTGATCCTAATGTACATGAGGCATTAACTATGATAGAAGTTCCGAATCTTGATAAAGAAAAGGTTGTTGAAGTTTATGCTAAAGGTTATAAATTGAATGATGAACTTTTGAGAACAGCTAAAGTGGTGGTTGGAAAGCCGGCTACTGCTAAAGAATAA
- a CDS encoding ankyrin repeat domain-containing protein produces MKKLITITLFINIITLYALTENENKMINAVKTGDIRTIQTLLSQNVNPNIKDERGYSLIHIAAENNQTSSINILKNSPYTDLNILLESNTRITNNNQYIDGSYYSAMDIAAVNKNFESVKLLIDSGANINFKMKEKPRSEFLASEYANPQILELYLNKNIYLLVNSEDVVSLIKSASIGNNAENINYLVKNLGIDVDTKDTNTMLHYAVGNGSIEAASELIKLGANIDNTNANFKTSLHYVIENNSNKLLESVNLLLSKNANPNIKDKNGNTALHLAVMNANKSKSKYIEVINTLIKYNADINILNDKNQLALNIAVINNDTEISNILINAESELNNIYNGYAPIHIAVKNNNISIVDNLLLNGADAEIKDSRGYTPLATAVENNNLEMCRKLIRNNAAADSKAIDLAKKMNNKEIKKLLGLEEVN; encoded by the coding sequence ATGAAAAAACTTATAACAATAACATTATTTATAAATATTATCACTCTATATGCATTAACAGAAAATGAAAATAAAATGATTAATGCGGTAAAAACAGGAGATATCAGAACTATACAAACTCTATTATCACAAAATGTCAATCCGAATATTAAAGATGAAAGAGGATACTCACTTATACATATAGCAGCAGAAAATAATCAGACATCTTCAATAAATATACTTAAAAACTCTCCGTATACAGATTTAAATATTCTTTTGGAAAGTAATACTAGAATAACAAATAATAATCAATATATAGACGGTTCATACTATTCAGCTATGGACATTGCTGCTGTAAATAAAAATTTTGAAAGCGTAAAATTATTAATAGATTCGGGAGCAAATATTAATTTTAAGATGAAAGAAAAACCTAGAAGTGAATTTCTAGCATCAGAATATGCTAACCCTCAAATATTAGAACTTTATCTCAATAAAAATATATACCTTCTTGTGAATAGCGAAGATGTTGTATCATTAATCAAATCAGCAAGCATAGGAAATAATGCAGAAAATATAAACTATTTAGTAAAAAACTTAGGAATAGATGTTGATACTAAAGATACAAATACTATGCTTCATTATGCGGTAGGAAATGGTTCTATAGAGGCTGCAAGCGAACTTATAAAATTGGGGGCTAATATTGATAATACAAATGCCAATTTCAAAACATCTCTGCATTATGTAATAGAAAACAATTCTAATAAACTTCTAGAAAGTGTTAATTTGCTTTTATCTAAAAATGCCAATCCTAATATAAAAGATAAAAATGGAAATACTGCTTTGCATTTAGCTGTAATGAATGCCAATAAATCAAAAAGTAAATATATAGAAGTTATAAATACTTTAATAAAATATAATGCCGACATAAATATATTAAATGATAAAAATCAATTAGCATTAAATATAGCAGTTATTAATAATGATACTGAAATATCTAATATTTTAATAAATGCCGAATCTGAATTAAACAATATCTATAATGGATATGCTCCTATACATATAGCGGTAAAAAATAATAATATATCTATAGTCGATAATTTATTATTAAACGGTGCTGATGCTGAGATAAAAGACAGCAGAGGATACACTCCATTAGCTACAGCAGTAGAAAATAATAATTTAGAAATGTGCAGAAAACTTATAAGAAATAATGCAGCTGCTGACAGTAAAGCGATAGATTTAGCAAAAAAAATGAATAATAAAGAAATAAAAAAATTATTAGGATTAGAAGAAGTAAATTAA
- a CDS encoding NADH:flavin oxidoreductase/NADH oxidase: MKPEKSNLFTPLKIGNLEIKNRVVMPPMCMYSAEDGYVNDWHIQHYSTRAIGGTGLIIVEATGVFSTASYITDNDLGIWDDKYIDGLSKLVKAIKDNGATAAIQINHAGRKCDSLKVDKIYAPSAIAFSDQFKTPVEMTKDDINEVVDAFVKAFVRAKKAGFDMVEVHAAHGYLVSTFLSPLSNKRTDEYGKNRAKILEEILRKGKEAVGKDYPIQIRISSYDWKEGGNTVKDFVDMLKPLEEQGLFDSINVSTGAVTADGKIIPYEGYQIPFCRELKQYMKVPCIGGGLLTDPKMANMIVRNGAADAVYIGREILRNPYWALQAARTLGIDVPFPKQYEMAKR; the protein is encoded by the coding sequence ATGAAACCAGAAAAAAGTAATCTTTTTACACCTTTAAAAATAGGTAATCTTGAAATAAAGAACCGTGTAGTAATGCCTCCGATGTGTATGTACAGTGCAGAAGACGGATACGTTAACGATTGGCATATTCAGCATTATTCTACAAGGGCTATAGGCGGAACAGGACTTATTATTGTTGAAGCTACAGGAGTGTTTTCCACTGCGAGCTATATTACTGACAATGATTTAGGCATTTGGGACGATAAATATATTGACGGTTTAAGCAAACTTGTTAAAGCTATTAAAGATAATGGAGCTACTGCTGCAATACAGATTAATCATGCTGGAAGAAAATGTGATTCTTTGAAAGTTGATAAAATATATGCTCCTAGTGCTATAGCATTTAGCGATCAATTTAAAACACCTGTTGAAATGACTAAAGATGATATTAATGAAGTTGTTGATGCATTTGTTAAAGCATTCGTAAGAGCTAAAAAAGCTGGTTTTGATATGGTTGAAGTTCATGCTGCTCATGGTTATTTAGTTTCTACTTTCTTATCGCCATTATCAAATAAAAGAACTGATGAATACGGAAAAAACAGAGCTAAAATTTTAGAAGAGATTTTAAGAAAAGGAAAAGAAGCTGTAGGAAAAGATTATCCTATACAAATAAGAATATCTTCTTATGACTGGAAAGAAGGCGGAAACACAGTAAAAGATTTTGTTGATATGTTAAAACCATTAGAAGAACAAGGATTATTTGATTCTATCAATGTTAGTACAGGAGCTGTTACTGCTGACGGTAAAATCATACCTTATGAAGGCTATCAAATACCTTTCTGCAGAGAGTTAAAACAATATATGAAAGTTCCTTGCATAGGCGGAGGACTTTTAACAGATCCTAAAATGGCTAATATGATAGTAAGAAACGGTGCTGCTGATGCTGTATATATTGGAAGAGAGATTTTAAGAAATCCTTACTGGGCATTACAGGCTGCTAGAACTTTAGGTATTGATGTTCCATTCCCTAAACAATATGAAATGGCTAAAAGATAA
- a CDS encoding isochorismatase family protein has translation MSKIKILTIVDMQNDYMEGGPMAVKGAAKLVPVINDLIKNGEYDAIIATQDWHPSNHISFASTHEKEPFSKIKVIDQDTGDEEVITLWPRHCVARTYGSAIVDGLRKKKDYIYVQKGVDPDDEGNSGFSYMHKEFIDAARENKETLVLDFVGVALDYCVFFTARDTAEYVASIDAEYLVSVNVLGYASAAVNPEVIEGLYASCPLINLKKVKL, from the coding sequence ATGAGTAAAATAAAGATACTTACAATAGTAGATATGCAAAATGATTATATGGAAGGCGGTCCTATGGCTGTTAAAGGTGCTGCTAAATTGGTGCCTGTCATAAATGATCTTATAAAGAATGGAGAGTATGATGCAATAATTGCAACTCAGGATTGGCATCCTTCCAATCATATATCTTTTGCTTCAACTCATGAAAAAGAGCCTTTTTCTAAAATAAAAGTTATAGATCAGGATACAGGAGATGAAGAAGTCATTACTTTATGGCCTCGTCATTGCGTTGCCAGAACTTATGGTTCGGCTATAGTTGATGGTCTTAGAAAGAAAAAAGATTATATATATGTTCAAAAGGGAGTTGATCCGGACGATGAGGGTAACTCCGGTTTTTCTTATATGCATAAAGAGTTTATTGATGCTGCCAGAGAAAATAAAGAAACTTTGGTGCTTGATTTTGTTGGGGTTGCTCTTGACTACTGTGTATTTTTTACGGCTAGAGATACTGCTGAATATGTGGCTTCTATAGATGCTGAATATTTGGTAAGCGTAAATGTACTTGGATATGCTTCTGCTGCAGTTAATCCTGAAGTTATTGAGGGATTATATGCTTCTTGTCCTCTCATTAATCTTAAAAAGGTTAAATTGTGA
- a CDS encoding HD domain-containing protein, whose product MASIERDKAIELFKKYNNEHSLFKHALSVEAVMRYFARKNAEDEDEWGMVGFLHDMDYEKYPDEHCIKVREILEAEGLPDSFIRAIQSHGYGLCTDIEPLSDMEKTLYAVDELAGFITACALVRPSKSLDDMEVKSVKKKLKDKAFAAKVDRTVINKGAEMLGINIDELIKETIEALIPVQESIGLNKIS is encoded by the coding sequence ATGGCTAGCATAGAAAGAGATAAAGCTATTGAACTATTTAAAAAATATAATAATGAGCATTCATTATTTAAGCATGCATTATCAGTGGAAGCTGTTATGAGATATTTTGCAAGAAAAAACGCAGAAGATGAAGACGAATGGGGGATGGTAGGTTTTTTGCATGATATGGATTATGAAAAATATCCTGATGAGCATTGTATCAAAGTTAGAGAAATACTTGAAGCAGAAGGACTTCCTGATAGTTTTATAAGAGCCATTCAAAGTCATGGTTACGGACTATGTACAGATATTGAGCCTTTAAGCGATATGGAAAAAACTTTATATGCTGTTGATGAGCTTGCAGGTTTTATTACGGCATGTGCTTTAGTGAGACCTTCAAAGAGTTTAGATGATATGGAAGTAAAATCTGTTAAGAAGAAATTGAAAGATAAGGCATTTGCAGCTAAAGTTGACAGAACAGTTATAAATAAAGGTGCTGAAATGTTGGGAATTAATATAGATGAACTTATAAAAGAAACTATAGAAGCTCTTATTCCTGTGCAGGAGAGTATAGGGCTTAATAAAATTTCCTAA
- a CDS encoding YkvA family protein: MNNYDNNEREAEIVNDGYNDKKNSFNSIISWIPFILALIYTISPIDFIPDVIPVAGWGEDALFLIASALHGIQNTVLDKNTSIYKIVKYIKWASFIFTIIFILILVLLIVLVFKVSAN; the protein is encoded by the coding sequence ATGAATAATTATGATAATAATGAGAGAGAAGCTGAAATAGTTAATGATGGCTATAATGATAAAAAGAATTCTTTTAATTCTATAATTTCTTGGATTCCATTTATATTAGCTTTAATATATACGATTTCGCCTATTGATTTTATTCCGGATGTTATACCTGTTGCTGGTTGGGGAGAAGATGCTTTGTTTTTAATTGCATCGGCTTTGCATGGCATTCAAAATACTGTATTAGATAAAAATACATCTATATATAAGATAGTTAAATATATAAAATGGGCTTCATTTATATTTACTATTATTTTTATACTGATATTGGTTCTTCTTATAGTATTAGTTTTTAAAGTTTCAGCTAATTAG